One bacterium genomic window, TCGACAACGCCATCCAATCGTATGGCGGCGAGGCGGGGCGGGTTGAAGTATCACTCTCCCGCGAAAAGGAGAGTGCTACAATCCGAATTACTGACTTTGGATCAGGTATCGCCGAAGACAAACTTGACAAGATCTTTACGCCATTCTATTCCTCTCGTCCGAGTGGGACCGGGCTGGGCCTTCCGTTGGCCAGCCGGATTGTCAGTCTGCATGGCGGCAGCCTGCAGGTTGACTCAGCCGTAGGCCGAGGGACGACCATTTTTGTCCATTTACCGTTATCCGTGCAACATCTCGAATCCGTCTCCTGACCCCTCCAGAAAATGCTTGGGAAATCGGCCATATCTGTTATATTGGCCGCACTTTTGCAGGAGGATGCATGTACAGTGTTTCGGATTTCAGACGGGGATTGCCTATCGTCGTAGACGATCAGCCGTACTATGTGGTTGAGTATCAACACTTCAAGATGGGTCGCGGAAAGGCGAATATCCGCACCAAACTCAAACATATCAAGACCGGATCGGTGATCGAAAAGGTCTTCTCATCCAATGATGTTTTCAAGCCTCCAGATCTCGAAAACCGACGCATGCAATACCTCTATGAGGCGACCGGCGAAGCGACCTTCATGGATGTTCAGAATTACGAACAGATCACCGTACCGGTAGAAAAACTTGGCGATGCCAAGTGGTATCTGATCGAAAACTCCGAGTACCAGGTGCTATTTCTGGATAACGCACCGATCTCCGTGGAATTGCCCGCGGCCGTCACCTTGCAGGTGACGGAGACCGAGCCTTCGGCCAGAGGGGACACAGTGAGCAACGTCACCAAACCGGCCAAGTTGAGCACCGGGCTGATGGTGAAAGTACCCCCGTTCGTCAAAGAGGGGGACATGGTTCGCGTCGACACCCGTAGTGGCGAATATCTCGAAAGAGCGTAAGGAGAGGATTTGCCGGTTATTATTGGAGTCGACGAATCGGGCAAAGGTGACTTTTTTGGGCCGCTGGTAATAGCGGCCCTTTTGGCATCCGATGACGACGTTGGTCAACTGACAGCCCTTGGCGTGCGTGACTCAAAGCAGATCGCCGATAAAAAACTGCTGCAGATCGACACACAACTTCGCGCGCAGTTCCCCCATGCAATCCGTGTGATCCTGCCCGAAGAATACAATCGGCTCTACCGCAAGATCAAGAATCTGAATATCCTCTTGGCGCAGGGGCATGCTGAAGTGATCCAGAAGGTGCTGGGAAAAGCGCCGGCCGACCTGGCGATCTCCGATCAGTTCGGCAAGCCTGAGCTGATCCTCAAAGCGCTGGCCGACTGTAACTGCACGGTGAGACTGGAGCAGACAGTTCGCGCGGAATCAATCCCCCAGGTGGGCGCGGCATCAATCCTGGCTCGCGCCGAATTCGTCCGCCAGATGGAACAACTCTCTGAACAGGCCGGGATGATTCTCCCCAAGGGGGCCGGGTCGCCGGTCGATTCTGCAGGAAGTCGGTTGGTTCAAAGTCAGGGAGAGGCCGTGCTTGAACGGTACGCCAAACATCATTTCAAAAACTACATTCGGGTCACGGCCCACGCCAACTCTACCAAATGAGAAGGCCGGAGGAAACTCCGGCCCGTCCAATTCATCAATAACTTCAACTCTGTCTACTTGACAAAACTGACCAGCTCACCAAGCTGTCTTCCATTCGGATAAGACTGCGTGGCGCCGATCACGTAACGAACCAGCCCGTACCCAGGCGCAAACCAGTACTTATTGGTTGAACCATCGGACAACTGATTTACGACACGTGCAGCACCGGCGAACGAAGACCCATTCGCCAGGATGATAGTCTCGACCGCTTCAACCTTCAGCTCGTTGCTACCGGTGGTTGGAAAAACCTTTGTCACTGCGCCGCCGTTGCCGCCATCCTCACCACCGAGAATTTCTCCGAAGTCTTCGTCACCGGTGACGATAGAGGCGGTGTCAGAATCGTATCCCGGATAGCGTGTCCACTTGGCGCCGGGCTGCAGCGGACCTTGGAGGATCCGTTCGCCGACTCCGTTGATCCCTTCATAGAGGTAGAGACTTGCTCCGGTGACTACGATGAAACTGGTATCGTAGCCGGTACCATTTTGATAAAACCACTGGGTGGCGGTGGCATTTGAGAAGGGAACTGCACCGCCCACTTTGAACGTGGTCGCAGAGGTCCGGCCATCAGAATCCCGCACTTCATACGTGGCGGTATACCCCTGATCGATCGGGAAGTAATACGTGATCAGGCTGGCATCCGTGGTCGTTTCGGTATAGGGCGCGATGATATCATCGTCAGAACAACTGATCAAAAAGAGGGAGATACCCAGACAGACGGTGGTCAAGAGTAGGATAGAAATTCGCTTCTTCATATGACTGCTCCTCCTGGTCGGATGAAGAGTTTGAAACAGGCTTGCGAGCGAGGAATAGGCAAGTTTGGTGCCGCGGCCGGAACGTCCGGCTAAGTCGTTATCCCCGTTACTTGCGCCTTTACTGCCCGTCAGGGGGGACCAAAAAGAACAGTCCAAAAAGTATGGGGAGATCCCCTCAGTCGCTGGCTGCCGGACATCCGCCCGCGTCCCTAAGCAGATAGCGCAAATTGCCGATAATTTGACAGATGGTAACGGCTTACGAAGGGACTGCGGATGTTCGGTGAATTGCTGGTAGACTGGATTGTACCGTTCGGATTGATCGCCGCTTTGGTGGTCATGGTTCAATTGCGCGACCGATTGATCGCGATCGATGAACGGGCGTATCACTTTGTTACCTCCGGTCTCGGTTTTCTCGCTCTCGCCGTGGTACTTCGCCTCCATCATCAGGGAGGATTGCTGACGCAAATGCCGTTTGTCTCAGATCCGATCTTCTACCGGCTCATCTTCTGGTCGGCGATCACTGCCGGCATCGGCTTGGTTGTCAGTGGTGTCGCAAGCTACCTGGCGGTAATATCCACCAGGAATGCTTCGCAACGAAATCACCTGGCCGGCCTTGAGCTGATACGAACAGTCGAGCGTCTGCTGACGATCGAACCTCGCGCGACCGCTCTTCTTGCAACGACAACAGAGCATTTGGCGAAGACCTTTGGTGCTTCGATGAAATCCATCTATCGCAGAGAGCATCGAACTGGTGATCTCTGCCGAATCGATCTTCCGGATCAACCTGTGATAAACAGCCTGCCGGAGCGCATCAGCTCTGCAGATTTGGCGACAGGGCTGACAAGATTATCTGAACAGACCCAACTCACCGCTTTCCCCGTGCGTACGGGGAATGCTGTCGAGGCGGTGTTGCTGTTGGGGCCATCTCTTGCACTCACCTCGGAAGACCGCATGAACATCTCTGTGGTGTGTGACATTCTGGGACACCGACTGGCGCTTGATATCGAGAGCGCTCGTCTCAAGGCAGAAACAGATCGCTCAGAGATGCTTCAGGAATTACGTGAGCGTGCCCGGAAACTGGATAGTCAGAGCCGCGTCATTTCGCTCCTGCTGGGCAGAGTGCGTGACCTGATGCAACTCGACCAGGCATCGCTGTCAATGATTCGGACCGATCTTGGACGGATGACCAGGTACACATCTGGCGCTGCTGGCTCAATATTGACCGAAAAAGGGCTGCCGATCCCGCAGGGGATTTCGCGCCAACTGGTGGCCGGACTCCTCGAGCCAGTCACGAAGATCAACGAAATGTCACAGTTTGGGTTGTCCGACCAGATGAGATCGGGCGTGGCGATCTGGTGCCGTCAATCCGATCGTACGGTCGTTCTCTTCTTGCTGGCATCAACGCAGACCGGCGATCTTGTAGCGGATAGTGACAGCAGCCTGGCCTATCTGGCTAACATAACAGATGATCTATTGACCGACCTGAAAGCGCGCCGCGCACGCAAACGGCAAGCGACCCAACTCGGAAGAGTACAGCAAATATTGTATCGAACTATGTCGCGCCCAGATCTCGAATCGACTGGAAAAGCGATCGCGTCATTCCTCCGGAATGAGTTACAGGTTGATCTGGTTCGGGTGACGACGGCGGACCAGAGTCCGTCATTTCTCCGCACTATCGGATTCTCCTGCGGTGAGGGAGTAGATTGCGCGGACGAGGTAACGATCTTGCGCAGTCACCTTCGGGTTCACGAAGAGGTCCTGAGTTCAGGCAAGGCAGTCTGGTTTGATGCAGCGCGGTCCGATCTGTCGATGTCGCAGGCGGAAGCTCAATCAATGTTGACTGCGCCATTGGGTGCGGTTGCGATCATGCCGATCAGAACCGGCGCGGGGTATGGTGGTACGATCAGTATCGCGTCGGGCCGAGGTGGGCGACGGGGCAGATTTAGTCGAAGTGAGCGGCAGTTGATCGCTCTGCTCGCGCAGGTTGCAGGAATGGCACTCGTGAATCATGATCGAACGGAAACAAACGCCGCCTGGAGCGTGACGCGGCCAAGTGACCGTCAGTTGCGCAGCCGAATGAAATCATCGCTCTCCGGCATTCTTGGCTCGCTTGAATTGATGCGGATGCCGGAGACGAACGAACGCCAGCTTGCGCATTACCTCAAAATCATCGATTCTTCCGCCCGTCGGATCAACGATTACTTGACCACTGGCTCAAGCGCGACTTCTGTTTTGGAAGGTGAGGGGAAAGATGTCCACCCGAACTGAGCAGCGTTCCGCATCGACGGCACACTGGCTGAGCGAGATAGTGTCACGCCACGGGCGTGTCTTTTATTCCGGGACTGGTTTCCCGCAGCTTTTTGAGCGGATAGAGCAGTCGGGGGAACACCATTTCGACAACACCTGGATCTATATTCCCGCACATTATCTTCAGATGGTAGCTGACCAATCCGACCAGCGTGGCGAACGGACCGGCATTGTCTGGGCCGAACCGATCTTGTGTGACGATCGTTCGGTGTTTCCTCTGCTTTATCGCGGCGAAGTGGTGGCCATGTTGTCGTCAGACACATCGGTCCTTCCTGAATTCGATTCCTCCGAACTGAACGCAATCCAGGGATGGTGCGCTGAATATGTGAATGATTCACCGGACCAGGTTCGGGAACGTTGCGGAATGTTTGTGCGCGAGCTGTTTCGGGGAGGAGACTCTCCACAGCAATTCATGAAGCGAGCGATGACCCTGTTGACCAACGGGTGGTCCCGAAGCTGTGCCGGATTGTATGTCGAGAGCCAGGGGACTTTCTGGCTGAATCTGGCGATCGGCGATGTCAGTCGATGGTTCCGACTGGTCAGGCATTTCCATCCCGAGGCGGCGATGCGGATGCTGGAGTCGGTCTACCGCCATGAGTATTTCATTCCGGCTGATACGATCGGTGATTATCCGACTTTCCTCGATGTTCTTCCGGATTTCTATTTTGTGCATGAGGGGATGCTGTCACCGCGCGCCAAACAGTTCATCTTGATGAGCGGCCCTGGAGCGATAACTCGATCGCAGGCGATGCAGTTGCAGGAATACGCACGGCTGGTGAGCGGGCTTCAGGAGTTCCAGTTTGCCTCGGGTAGTGAGTTGATCCCGAATTTCAGCCGACTGGCCGCGCAGGGCGTGGGGGAGAGTACTTTCGAACAAATGTTGACCGAAACCTGGAATTGGCTCTCTCAGCAGATCAGCTTGTCGCGCGTCGCAATTCTCTGCCGACTCGATGATTCACCGACCCCGTGCGGCCTGATCATTCAGCGTCAACAGGATGGTGAAACCCAACTGGCCCGGATGGAGCTACAGATCCCGCCGTACATTATCGAACGACTGAAAAACGGTAACGGGTACGCGATCGAAGATGTGCGCGGCGGGGAACTAGTTGACACTATAGCCAAGGAACGCTACCTGCATCATATCCTTTCAGAATACTACCTTCCGATCCAGACTCCTGCTGGCGTGATTGGCGCGGCAGTCTTCAGCGCACCAAGTGCGGGAGACTACCTCACTATGGAACTTCAGTTGCTGGAAGCGGTGACTGCATACTTCTCGCTCTGGATGCAGATGGACCGTCGCCGTGATTGTCACGGCAAAGAAGCTGAAAGCGTCACGGCCGCCCATGACTGACCTGCAAATTGAGCCATCGGGCTCGGGCAAAACCAAGTTGCATCTGGACATTCTGGCTGTCGATGATGACCCCCGTGTCCTGCTGGCCTTGACTGACATTCTCCATCTTGAAGACCACGAAGTAACGACTGCATTGGACGCCTGCCAGGCACTCGCTCTGTTAAGGCGGAAGCGATTCGATCTGGTGATCAGTGATCTGGGCATGCCCGGTATGTCCGGACTTGAACTGGGTGCGGAAGCCGGCCGCTTGTATCCCGGCCTGAAGTTTGTGATTGTTACCGGGTATGGCGCCAAGATCACCGAGGCAGAACGGGTGGCTGCCGGAGTTATTGGTGTCATGGATAAGCCATTCAAAATCAATGAATTACTGCAATTACTTCAACTGTCGGTCTAATTAGTCCTGGAACAAACTCCCTTCATAAAGCGTTTGCCTTTACTGAACGAGACGATATATTAGTCTCAGAACATTCTTCAGGGCGAGGTGTAATTCCTCGATCGGCGGTAGAGCCCGCGACCTGGGAGAAATCCCGGCTGAACCTGTGAGATTCAGGTGCCGACGGTTATAGTCCGGATGGAAGAAGATGGAAAGGCGGATACCGCTGGGCCGTTGGCCGAAGTGGCGCTATCCGTCTAGCTGATCGCCCTGAAGCTATATTGCTTGGGGTTTTTTTATGGCCGAAACGGCTGACAAGAAGTTCATGCAGCGAGCGCTCGAGCTAGCCGCTATGGGGCGTGGGATGACCTATCCCAACCCGATGGTCGGCGCGCTGGTGGTCAAGCATGGGCGGGTCATTGCCGAAGGTTACCACCGAAAAGTTGGTGCCGCGCACGCCGAGATCGAGGCGCTCAAGGGGGCCGGAAAGAAGGCCAAAGGGGGAACCCTCTATGTCACGTTGGAACCATGTTGCCACACCGGGCGGACCGGGCCCTGCACGGATGCGATCATCAAAGCCGGGATCGCCAAGGTAGTCGTTGCCTCGCTCGATCCGGATACTCGGGTCAATGGTCAGGGGATCAGGCAACTTCGTCGCCTCGGCATCGAAGTTCGAACCTCTGTCTGCAAGCAGGAATCGATTCTCCTCAACGAAGCATACTTTCACCACCAGAAAACCGGACTTCCATTTGTCATACTTAAGCTGGCTGAATCACTGGACGGGCGAATCGCCACCGGAAAGGGCGACTCCAAATGGATTTCAGGCAAGTCCGCCAGAGCATATGTTCACCGACTCCGCAGTGAGGTTGGTGCTGTGTTGGTGGGCGGAGAGACGGCGCGCAAAGATGACCCGGCCCTGACTGTTCGACTGGTCAAGGGGCAGAATCCCTATCGCATCCTGTTGACCCGTTCGCTGAATCAACCGAAGAGCATTCAGTTGATCGCCAACAACGCGGATCGGAAAACGATCGTCGCATCGAGCGAAGAATCAATCACTCGCTTTCTGGCCGGTGCGGATCATCCAGAGTTGATCTATTGGTCTGTCGCACCATCAGGGCCGGCATCGCTTGACCTTCTAGATCTGCTTCAGAAAGCGGGAGCGTTCGGGATCCGATCGATCCTGGTCGAAGGGGGAAGTCGCGTGGCGACCTCTTTTTTCGCGCAGGGACTGGTCGACAAGTTGGTGTTGGTGATCGCTCCGAAATTGATAGGCCGCGGTATCGAGTCGATCGGTGATTTGGGAATCAGGTCGGTCGACCAGGCGAAACAGTTCTCGCGAAGCAGATTCGTTTCGGTCGGCGAGGATATGATTTTCGAAGGATACCCGAAAAAGGGATAAGCCATGTTTACCGGCATTATAGAGAATATTGGCACGCTTGAGCGCATTGAGAGTCGCGGCAACTACCGCGTCCTCACGATTGCCGCGAACTTCTGTGCCGAGTTGACCGATGGTGAGTCGGTCTGCTGCGATGGTGCCTGCCTGACGGTCGTGAAATTCGACAAGAACGCTTTTATCGTGGAGGCCTCACAGGAGACCGCAGCGCGAACAATTCTTGGCCAATATCGGGTCGGCTCGAAGATCAATCTCGAACGGTCATTGCGCGTGAATGCGCGATTGGGAGGTCATCTGGTGAGTGGCCATATTGATACGCGAGGCACTGTCGCCTATGCCAAACCAGTGGGCGAGTCACTCGAGTTGGCGGTCGGATACGAGCGCCAATATGACCCACTGGTGATCGAGAAAGGGTCGATCGCTATCAATGGAGTCTCCTTGACGGTAAATGCGGTGAAGACCGGGGAGTGTGCGGTGAACATTATCCCCTATACCGTCAAAGCGACCGGACTGGGGAGTCTGAGGTCGGGCAGCATGGTGAATCTGGAATTCGACATGATCGGAAAATACGTTGCTCGAATGAGCGATCTGAATAAACGGTCGGGCGTGACGCTCGACAAACTGCATGAAAGCGGATGGTAATATGAACGCCGAGTTCACCTTCAATACGATCGAGGAAGCGATTGAGGATATCCGGGCCGGGAAATTCATCATCGTGATCGATGATGAAGATCGCGAAAACGAGGGAGACCTCGTGATGGCCGCAGAAATGGTCACACCGGAAGCGGTCAATTTCATGGCCAAGCATGGACGCGGAC contains:
- the efp gene encoding elongation factor P, producing the protein MYSVSDFRRGLPIVVDDQPYYVVEYQHFKMGRGKANIRTKLKHIKTGSVIEKVFSSNDVFKPPDLENRRMQYLYEATGEATFMDVQNYEQITVPVEKLGDAKWYLIENSEYQVLFLDNAPISVELPAAVTLQVTETEPSARGDTVSNVTKPAKLSTGLMVKVPPFVKEGDMVRVDTRSGEYLERA
- the rnhC gene encoding ribonuclease HIII, coding for MPVIIGVDESGKGDFFGPLVIAALLASDDDVGQLTALGVRDSKQIADKKLLQIDTQLRAQFPHAIRVILPEEYNRLYRKIKNLNILLAQGHAEVIQKVLGKAPADLAISDQFGKPELILKALADCNCTVRLEQTVRAESIPQVGAASILARAEFVRQMEQLSEQAGMILPKGAGSPVDSAGSRLVQSQGEAVLERYAKHHFKNYIRVTAHANSTK
- a CDS encoding response regulator, coding for MTDLQIEPSGSGKTKLHLDILAVDDDPRVLLALTDILHLEDHEVTTALDACQALALLRRKRFDLVISDLGMPGMSGLELGAEAGRLYPGLKFVIVTGYGAKITEAERVAAGVIGVMDKPFKINELLQLLQLSV
- the ribD gene encoding bifunctional diaminohydroxyphosphoribosylaminopyrimidine deaminase/5-amino-6-(5-phosphoribosylamino)uracil reductase RibD, whose protein sequence is MAETADKKFMQRALELAAMGRGMTYPNPMVGALVVKHGRVIAEGYHRKVGAAHAEIEALKGAGKKAKGGTLYVTLEPCCHTGRTGPCTDAIIKAGIAKVVVASLDPDTRVNGQGIRQLRRLGIEVRTSVCKQESILLNEAYFHHQKTGLPFVILKLAESLDGRIATGKGDSKWISGKSARAYVHRLRSEVGAVLVGGETARKDDPALTVRLVKGQNPYRILLTRSLNQPKSIQLIANNADRKTIVASSEESITRFLAGADHPELIYWSVAPSGPASLDLLDLLQKAGAFGIRSILVEGGSRVATSFFAQGLVDKLVLVIAPKLIGRGIESIGDLGIRSVDQAKQFSRSRFVSVGEDMIFEGYPKKG
- a CDS encoding riboflavin synthase, encoding MFTGIIENIGTLERIESRGNYRVLTIAANFCAELTDGESVCCDGACLTVVKFDKNAFIVEASQETAARTILGQYRVGSKINLERSLRVNARLGGHLVSGHIDTRGTVAYAKPVGESLELAVGYERQYDPLVIEKGSIAINGVSLTVNAVKTGECAVNIIPYTVKATGLGSLRSGSMVNLEFDMIGKYVARMSDLNKRSGVTLDKLHESGW